The Methanoregula sp. UBA64 genome contains the following window.
GGTAGTAGATCACGCCGATATAGATATCGGCCTTGAATGCCTTGCCGGTATAGCCGTCGTACATCACTTCACGGCCGGTATGGGAGTAGCCGAGTTTCCTGAGCGATGCACGGAGGTCGGCCTCACTCTCGCCACCAAACGCCGTCGCATTAATCCGACGGCCTTCGAGCGACCCGACTTTCCCCCCAATCATCTCAAGCATGTGCCCGATGGTCATACGGCTCGGGATTGCATGCGGGTTAATCACAAGGTCCGGGGAAAGGCCGGCCTCGGTAAAGGGCATATCTTCCTGGGGGACAATCAGGCCGACAACCCCTTTCTGCCCGTGACGGGATGCAAACTTGTCGCCGATCTCCGGGACACGGAGGTCACGGGTCCGCACCTTCACGAGGCGCGAGCTGTTCTCACCTTCGGTGATGATAACCGTATCGACGATACCGTGCTCGTTACTCCGCATGGTGACCGAGGTGTCGCGGCGCTTCTCTTCCGCGATAAGTTCCCCGGTGGGTTCTTCAAGGAACCGGGGCGGGGAGGTCTTCCCGATGAGGACATCCTTTTCTGCAACGATGGTCTCGGGGTTGATCACACCGTCCTCGTCAAGGTTCTTGTACGAGTCTGCACCGTGGGCCCCGCTGACTTCCTCGTTCGGGACCTCGATCCGGTCGATCTGGCCGCCCGGGTACCGGCGTTCTTCGCCTTCGTAGGTCCTGAAGAAATGGGAGCGGCCGAGGCCGCGGTCGATCGAGGCCTTGTTGAAGATGAGCGCATCTTCAATATTGTAGCCTTCGTACGAGAGGATAGCCACGACAAAGTTCTGCCCGGCCGGCCGGTCGTCCGAACCGATCAGCTCGGAGGTCTGGGTGTGGGTGAGCGGTTTTTCCGTATAGTGGAGCATGTGGCCACGGGTATCGGGCCGGAGCTTCATGTTTGCCGAACCAAACCCGAGCGCCTGCTTGACCATCCCTGCGCCCATCGTGACACGGGGACTTGCATTGTGCTCCGGGAACGGGACGTGTGCTGCACCGATACCGAGGATAAGCGACGGGTCGATCTCAAGGTGGGTGTGCTCGGGGGTGATATCCCCGGGGTTCATCGCAATATAGAGATCTTCTTCCTCTTCTGCATCGACAAACTCGATCATGCCGTGTTTGACGAAGTACGAGAAATCGATCTCCTTTTTCGCGAGTTTCCTGATATCGTCTTCGCTGATGAGGGACTTCCCGTCCTTTAAGACGATGAGGGGGCGGCGGGCGCGGCCCCGGTCGGTCAGGATCACTACATCGCCGTTGAACTCCTTATAGGAGACGTTGACTTCAGCGGAGATTGCACCCTGCCGGCGCATCGTGCGGATATTCTCCACCAGGGTCTTTGGATCGTCAACGAGGCCGACCAGTGCCCCGTCGACAAATACGCGTGACTTCTTCATCGGACCTCACCCCGGATCTGTTCCACGTTTAAGGTATGCAGGATGCGCATGATCTCCTCTTCGTCGTTAACACCCTTGCTGATCTCGACCATCTGTGCGAAGTTTTTCACGAGACCACAATTTGGCCCTTCAGGAGTCTCGCTCGGGCAGATCCGGCCCCACTGGGTCGGGTGCAGGTCACGGGCCTCGAAGTGGGGCTGTGAGCGCGAGAGCGGAGAGATCACACGGCGCAGGTGCGAGAGGACGGCCATGTGGTCGACGCGGTCCAGAAGCTGCGAGACACCGGTCCTGCCGCCCACCCAGTTACCGGTGGCAAGCGGGTGGAGGAGGCGCTCGGTGAGCACATCGGCGCGGACTGCGGTTGCAATCGAGAGATCGCGGTGCCGCATACTCGCGCGTTCGAGCTGGTACTTGATATCACGGGTCAGCCGGTTTAAGGAGATACGGAAGAGGTCTTCCATAAGGTCGCCGGCGAGCTTGAGCCGCTTGTTCGAGTAGTGGTCCTTATCGTCGATCCGGCGCTTGTTTAAGACAAGATCAAAACAGGCTTCTGCCATGCGGCCGAGGAAATGCGCCTTTGCCATCCGGACCGAGGCTACTGCCTCTTCGTATCCTTCGTCGCCTTCCTTCAGCGTCGCCGGCAGGGCATAGTTGAGGTGCGGGAGCAGGTAGTTGTCGAGCACGAACTCTGCGCGCTTCTTCTGGTAGTCCCGCGTCTGGTTGGGCGCGAGTTTCTTACCCACGTACATGACGCCGTCCTCGACCGAGTCGCATTCGCTCTCTTCGAGGTTCTGCATCATGAAGGTAAGGATATCCTCATCGGTAGAGACCGCATTCACGACCTCCTGGTCGTTTGTCATGCCGAGCGCACGCATCAGGTCCACAAACTTGAGGTGCCCGGCAACGGACGGGAACGAGACCTCTAACAGGTTCTTCTTGTTCCTCTCGACAACGACAAGCGCACGGTAACCGCGGAACTGCGAGAACACCTTTGCTACATAGATACGTTCGTTGTACCGTTCGGTGAACTCGGTCATGATCTTGTTCGAGGCAAGATCCTCTAAGGTCATGAGCACGCGCTCGGTCCCGTTCACGATAAAGTACGCACCCGGGTCGAATGCATCTTCCCCGTGGGAGACGCGCTCGTCATCGCTCATGCCGTACAGGTTGCAGGCAACCGAACCGACCATGATGGGCAGCTGCCCGATGGTAGTGACGATCGGCTCCTGACGATCCTCGCCGTGTACGAGCGTCAGTCCCAGCTGGATCGGGGCCGCATAGGTAAGGTTCCTGAGACGCGCTTCGCTCGGGTATAACTCGGCCTGCGAACCGTCGGCTTCCCGGACGAGCGGTTTTTTGACCTCGATGCTTCCGAGCTCGACCCAGACCGGTTCGTTGTTCTTGCCCCGGTTTTCGATGTCGGTCTCGATGATCTTCTGTTCGTTGACCACTTTCTGGAGATTTTCCGTCAGGAAATAGTTAAAGGAGTCAAGCTGGTGGCGCGCAACATGCTCCCGTGCAAAGTATGCCCTCGATAATACGCTTCTGTCAATCAGATAGACCGCCCCCCGGCCATTATTTCTTGGGTCTCCTGATAACGAGCCGGTAGGCTTCCGCCCTGCCGGCAGTATGGCTCTTCCTGATAATCCGGATCACGTCATCGACTTTGGCGTCGATGGACTTAACAGCAGGATCGTCGTGATAGATTTTTGGTAACTGTTCGGTTGTAATATGGTAGCGGGAGAGCAGCGCTGATACTTCCTCCTCGCTCATAAGCTGGTGATCCGGCACCATCACATGTGACAGCACAGTTAACTTCGTGCTCAATGAAAAACCCCCTTAACGTTGAAACGATTGCCTCTCAGATGCATCACCGCAAAAAATCCACGATTGGATCGTGGTAACGGGCCCGGAGGGATTTGAACCCCCGACCACCTGGTTAAAAGCCAGGCGCTCTACCGAACTGAGCTACGAACCCCGGTACAAATAAGATGTACAGCATTATAACAATGCCAGAAAACTATATAAACATTACCCCCGATCATGCCATTCATTCCTGCTGCCCCGCAGGAGGTGCGGTTCTGGCAAGGAGTTCCTGAAGCTCCCGGATCCTCCGCTCGGACGAGGCTACCTTCTCCTCAAGGGCCCGTACGGCAGCCATTTCATCAGGCGAAGGAGTGCGCCCGGCCTGATCCCTCCCGACTGCCGATCTGAGGACAACGAGAAGGTTCCGGTCGACTTCGATCGACTTGCGCAAGGCACCATACTCTTTTATGAGAGAAGGATCAACCCCTTTACCTTCAGCCAGGAGTAATTCCTCTTTTATATCGTTTCTCCGCGAGAATATCCGCTGGATCGATTCGATCAGCTGCGCCGGGTTGACCGGTTTTGATACAAAATCGTCGATACTCAGGCTGTGCTCCTTAGCTTCGGCAGGAGTGATCTTCTTTGCCGAAAACATGAGCACCGGGATCTCCCTGGTATCGGGATCCCCCTTGATCTTCTCTAACGTCTCCCACCCGTCCATGGGTTCCATCATGATATCGAGGAGGATCAGATCGGGAATTGCGGATTTTAAGATCCTCAGGCACTCGTCCCCGCCATGGGCCATGATAGGAGAATATCCCTTGCGGGACAGGATGGCGGCAAGCCCGTCGACGATAAACTGACTGTCGTCAACAATTAAAATTGTGGTATCCATGAGGGGGGCTCCCGGGTAGGGCCTGATATAAAGGGGCCGGCATGTGCTGCCCTGCTTATATGATATGCTGCGGAACTATTCAAAGGTATATCCGATCGCACTGATCAACGCCGTATTTTTTTATGCAAGTTTCCCGGCGAGTTCGGTCTTTAGCTGCTGGAGCCGGGCTTCCTGGAACCTGAGATCGGTGTCCATGGTTTTTAAGGCACGGGAGAGATCTTCACTGACCCGGACTTTGGTGTCATTGAAGCTGTAGGTTGTTTCGAGGATCTTCATTAAGCGTTTATTGACGTCGATACCCTTAGAGAGCCGGGCATATTCGCCGACAAGTTCGTCATCGGCCCCGGATTTTGCAGCCTTATCCACATCGGTCCGGATATTCTGCCGGCGGCTGAGTACGTGTTCGATTGCATCGTAAAGCTCGCGGTGGGTGATGGGCTTGAGCACATAGTCCTCGATAAAAGGACCATACTCCTGTGCTTCGGCCGGGGTCAGCTGCTTTGCGGTGAGCATGAGTACCGGCACCTCTTTGGTTGCCGGATTTTCCTTGATCTTCTCCAGGGTTTCCCATCCGTCCATGGGTTCCATCATGATGTCGAGGAGGATCAGATCCGGGGTGACCGTTTTTAGGATCTCCAGGCACTCTTCGCCACCATAAGCAGCCACCGTCCGGTACCCGCCCCGCTCAAGCATCGTCACAAATACATCTACGATAAACGGACTGTCATCGACCACAAGAATCGTGTACATCGTTACATCACCTCCCCGATCTCTGCAGCAACGGCGCAGATACGCGAAGCCACATCATCTTTCTGTGCAGTACCGTTAAGGACTGCTGCGATAAGAAAATGCGCCCCGGCACCCATGACCAGCAGGGACGACCCGGCCGCCTGAATGGTAATGGAAGACGGGTCTTCCATATCCAGAAGGTGCCCGGCAGATTCTGCAGATGCAAAAAGGGTAGCAGAGAGCGCTCCGAACCAGGGTTCGTTTAAATTCCGGTTAAAATATTTTCCCTGGATAATACCGTCCCGTGAAACTAATGCGCAATCCGTCACACCATCAATGACCCGTATCTTTTCAATAAATGCTGCACGTTTATCCGCACACATCTCTCAAGGGCTCCCGGTGTTTCCCTGTCTGCACTCAATCATAATTCAAAATAACACCATATATACATATCCTTTTTTTAATTTTTTTTGAGAATTTACCGGTGAGATCTGCCGGGAATGGCAAAAAATATCAAAATACCGGATTGCGGCAAATGGTTTTTGAGAGTTTTTACGGATGCAGGCGGGATTCCCGGGATCACTCCGACAGGGATTTTTTACCAGAGGAACCTGCCTCAAGCAGGAACCGCAGGAATATACCGGTTACGCCGGCCGGCCTTTCTCACATTCGTTGAAATACCCGGCCTCCGGATCGTAAAGGTGATCCCACGCAATCAATCGTACTTGTAAAACCCCACACGAGCAAACCCGGCTCATCAAGACCAGGAACGTCCATAAGACCGGGCAGCTGTTCCCAGCCAAAAACAAGAAAGGTAGATATGGAATATCTGCGAATAGTAGAGAGCGGGGCCATAGGGTAGCCTGGCCATCCTAGGAGACTGGGGGTCTTCTGACTCGCGTTCAAATCGCGATGGCCCCATTCGTATCGTTGTTTTTTTTGGTGACTTGTGCCGTGAAGATTACGGAAACATGTATCGACTGCCTCATCTCCCGGGTCGGGATGGAGTGCGGCCTTGTCGGGGCGGACCCGGAAACGACCCGCCGGGTCTCGTCAGCCTGCCGCTCGTACCTGGTATCCATCAAGGACCAGCCCCTCACCCACCCGCAGATCGCAAGCCTCGTTCACAACCATGCCTACCAGCTGCTCTCTGCGTCCGATCCATTCCGTGCTCTCAAAAAACAGGGAAATGCAGAAGCCTTATCGGTCTGCAAAGAAGTCAGGCCCACCCTTAAAACGTTCCGGGACTTCGTGCTTGCCTCGGTGATCGGTAATACCTTCGATTACGGTGTCAAGGGCCACACGGTCACGGATAACTTCTCCGCTTTTTTCAAAGATGAATTTGTAAAAGGATTAGCCATCGACGATACCGACCGGATCTTTCCCCTTGCAAAAAAGGTGGTCTACTTAAGCGACAACTGCGGGGAGATCGTCCTTGACCGGGCCCTGATCCAGTACCTCAAACACGGGGGCGCACAGATCACGCTCGCGGTAAAAGCCCTGCCGGCGCTCAACGATGCAACCCTTGAAGATGCGCGGGAACTCGGTCTCGACCGGATCGTGGACTGCCTTACCACCAACAGCACAAAAGCGGAGATCGGTCTTTGTCTGGAAGAAGCCCCGCCGGAACTTACCCGTGCGATCAAAGACTGCACCCTCATTATCGCCAAAGGTATGGCAAATTTTGAATCCCTTTTCGAGCGTGACGATCTCCCCCCCGTTGCATTCCTGATGGCTGCAAAATGCAAACCTGTTGCAGAGATGGTCCAGGTCCCGGTCGGCGCAAAAGTTGCACTCTTAAAAATGTGATCGTCGGGGAAAAAAGCGTTCCATAGGAATTTAACTGCCCGGGCCCATCACTATTTATGGTACTGCTTGAAGGAATGGCACTGGGATGGCTCCTGATTGTCCTTGGGGCCGTCCTGCTCCTGGTCGAAGTCCACAGCCCGGGTTTTTTTGCCACCGTCCCTGCAACCGTGCTGATCATCATCGGCATCCTCCTCCTCCTGGGAATTGATATCTTCAACTCGGGGTGGGGCGTTATCGTCGGCGTTGTTGCAGCCCTCTGCGCCGCCGGGGTCACGGTGTGGATGTACAGCAGGATTAATCCCGAGGGGACCCCGACTACTATCAGCCGGGACTCGCTCATCGGAAAAGAAGGGATGGTCATTGCCGATGTCGACGCGACAACGATCAAAGGCAAGGTCAGGATCGGTACAACGGAATGGAGTGCCCACTCCACCGGCCTGATTATTCCTGTCGGGAGAAAAGTTCGGGTTGTCGATTCCGAGGGCGTCCATATTGTTGTCGAGGGGGTGGACTAAGCCATGGCATTCATCGAAACGTTACTTACCATATTTTTGATCCTTGTCATCGTCATCATCTTTGCAAAAGGTGTCGTGATCATCCAGCCGTACGAGCAGGGTCTCCAGATCCGGCTCGGGAAATATATCGGGCGCATGAACCCGGGGTTCCGCTGGATCGTCCCGTTCGTGAGCGACGTGACAAAACTCGATCTGCGGACGCAGGTCGTGGATGTCCCCAGCCAGGAAGTGATCACCAAAGACAATTCGCCGACAAATGTGGATGCGATTGTCTACGTGCGGGTGATCGATCCCGAGAAAGCCTACTTCGAGGTCTCCAATTACCGGATGGCGACCGTTGCGCTTGCGCAGACCAGCCTCCGTGGCATCATCGGGGACATGGAGCTCGACGAGGTTCTCTACAACCGGGATGTCATCAATACAAAACTCCGGGACATCCTCGACCGTGAGACCGACCAGTGGGGAGTCAAGGTCGAGCGGGTGGAGATAAAGGAAGTGGACCCGGTCGAGGCCGTCAAGAACGCAATGACCGAACAGACCGCAGCAGAGCGGGCACGGCGTGCGGCAATCCTCCGGGCCGATGGGGAGAAGCGTTCCGCGATCCTCAAGGCAGAGGGCCTGCGGCAGAGCATGATCCTCGAAGCGGAAGGAGAACGCCAGAGCAAGGTGCTCCGGGCCGAAGGGGAACGCCTGTCAAGGATCCTCCAGGCGCAGGGCGAGGCTCAGGGCCTGCGCATCCTCTCGGTGGGTGCGGCGCCGCTCGACAAGCGTGCGATCACCGTGCTCTCGCTCGATGCGTTGAAGACCATGGCAAACGGTCAGGCGACCAAGATCATCTTCCCCTTCGAGATCTCCCAGCTGATCCGTCAGGGTGCTAAGTTCCTCGGGGCCGATGAAGAGACTGTCGACGATATTGCGGGCAGGCCGGTCATGGACGAGAGCATCCTTGGCGACATTCCTAAGCGGGAGGCAGTCGATGCAATCCTCAAGGAGATCCAGGACGCAGTTCCCAAGGTCTCCGAGGAGGAGCTCAAGGATACGAGCAAGCGCCGGTTGCCGGTGAATAAAGATGGCGACAGCGAGCCGGTATCACCAGCCAGGGAATAATTCCTTTTTCCCGGATGTGGCTGAGGTCTCGTCCGGTACTTTTTTTCGCGAACAAAAAACAAATTCTAAAATTTTTTAGCCGAAAAAAATACCGATCCGGACGATTCGGTTTTTTTAAGCAATAGTGCCGAGAAAATCACGTCAGAAAAAGAAAAATATTGTCGGTTGTACATCCGATAATCGCCTAATTATCCGAATATCGGTAAGGTAACTTACCCACACTTTTCGGGCAAAAAATCGCAGTACTTTTTTGTTCGAATCTTTTTTAATGATACATCTGCCCGTTATCAGACATTATCTGAACTAATGAACGAATGGGGATGATGATACTACGGCTCATGATCACACACGACGGCAGCGAAAGCTATCGCCAGACACACCCTGCAGTAAAAAATCGGAAAGGTTCTGCCCGGCAGCCGCTCACATATGCAGCAAATACGGCAGCATGATAAGCGAGATCAGGACAACGATCATCACGTAGCTGACCGCCCCGACCACATAGCTCGAATACTTAATGAGCCCGCGCCGGTCGAGGAGCCGGTCGACTCCTTCCTTGAAGATATACCCGCCGTCCAGCGGGACCATCGGGATCGCATTGAAGATCCCCACGTTGATGTTGATCCAAGCGCACCAGAAGAGGATGTGGATCGCATCCCAGAACCCGGCAAACGGCGCCTGGTAATAGGACGTATCGGGCGTATCGAACGCTAAGATGCGCAGGTACTGGGCAGCATCCCCACTCGCAAAGGGCACGATCAGAAACTCAAAGAACCCGACCGGTGAAAGCATCGACCCTACCGCAGACTTGACAGCAGTACCGTCATAGTACTGGACTCCCATGAAACCGCTCGTCTGGTTATTGCCATATTCCTTTGGCCATGCAGCAAGCGTGATCGTATAATCGGCTGCGGTCCCGTCCTTTACCGTGGAGAGCTTCACCGTATCCCCGGGTTTTGTTGTATTGAGGATCGCAGAGACATCCGCCCGGCTCTCCACCGGGATCCCGTTGATCGCGGTTACTACCGACCCCTGCGCCACGCTCGCGTTATCGGCCGGGTAGCCCTTGTAGATCCCGTGGACTGCCGGCTGCGTGGCCGGCACCACCATACCGAACATGAGGATGATCAGCACAAAACAGGTAAACCCCACGACAAGGTTGTTCGTGATCCCGGCGCCGAACATCCGCATCTTGGGCATGCCTTTTTTCTGTTCGAGCTCCTCGTCATCCGGCTCAACAAAGAACCCGATGGGAATAACGGCAAGGAGCACGCCCATGCCCCTGACCTTGATATTTTCCACCCGGCAGAGGATTGCATGCCCGAATTCGTGGATCACAATGGTTAAGAAAAATGCAAACCAGACCGCAAATGTCGAGGGAACATACTCGTTGATCCCGGGGAGCAGAAGAATGTTCTGCGGCTCGTAGATCCCGGTCGGCTCCGGTTTGATCATGAGGGTATACCGGATCGACAAAAAGAGCATAACGGTGATAAAAACGGAGACAATGATAACCGCAATGACACCGACCGTTCCGTAGATCCTGAAAAACGTGCGGAACCGGGTAAACTTATCGAAGAACGCAACCCTGTGGGTCTTGATCGCCATGATCGGGCCGTAAAAAACAATATGGTCGGCCCAGAGGTTTCGCGAATGAATAATATACGCGACAATGGCGTACAGTGCCACCAGGGCAACGAGGATCAGGATCCAGTCCATCCATATCTTTTGGCATGGGGAACCTGATAAAGGAATGGAGGTTTATATACGAGGAGAAAAACGCCGCAACAAAAATTTTAAAAAAATGCCGCAAGGCTGCTCTGGGATTTTTTCCCGAGCAGGGCGCTGACCGTCTTCCAGCTTTTCCGGGCTATAGGCGGGGGAACGCGGTGCTCGTCGATATATGCGGAGAGGTACGCGATGGTAACCGGGTCGGACGGGTACCCGCTCCCGATATCGCCATACTTTTCCTTGAGTTTTTCAATCTCCCGGTCCCGGGTGACTTTCGCGATGATGCTTGCTGCGGATACGATTGGGTAGGTATCATCCGCGTGGTGCTCGGATACGATCTCGCAGGGGGTCGCAAGGTGGCTCTTTACGGTCTCTGCATACCGGAGCGGGTTGACATCGCAGGCATCGACATACGCGGTTTTGGGATGCGCTTTCTCGATCACCTGCGCATGCGCCCGGGCAACGATGGCATTCATCGTCATCTCGCGTCGGATACGGTCAATCTCTTCAGACGGGAGGATGACAACAGCGGTCCTGCACCGCTTTTTTATAAGAGGAAAGAGCCGTTCCCGCTCGGCCGGTGAGAGGGTTTTGGAATCCTTTACCCCGAGGTCGTCAAAGACAGCGGCGGAACGAACAGCCACTCCCGCAACCACCATCGGCCCCAGCACCGATCCTTTTCCCGCTTCGTCGACCCCGCAGATCACGGTACCTAAGGTCTGTTGCGCAAATTATTTCAATGGCGATGATGGTAACCGGTAGTCATGTATATTATCATCGTGGGGCTCGGCGGCATCGGACGCAGCCTTGTCAGGCAGGCGGTCGAACACGGCAACAACGTCGTCGTGATCGACCATGAAGAAGCCCGGTGCAGTGAGATCCTGGAGCACTACGATATCCTTGCGATCACCGGTAATGCCACGGACAAGTCCACGCTTGAGGAGGCCGGCATTGACCGGACCGATGCGTTTGTCGCAACAACGAGCGACGATGCGGTCAACCTGATGACCTGCTGGCTTGCAAAACGGTTCCACGTCCCTACGGTCGTTGCCATCGTCAACCAGTCAGCCCACTCAGAATTCTTTAAGGAAGTCGGGGTCAGGATCAGCGAGAACCCGGACGACCTCGTGGCATCGCGGCTCTACTACTGGACCGAGAACCCGCAGCTCCAGCAGCTCGCCTCGATCCCCGGCGGCAGCATCTTCGAGATCGTGGCAGAAGAGGGCGCACCGATCGTGGGCCACGAGATCCATGAACTCAAAGTGAAAGACTTCGTTTTCATCGCCATCCGGAGAACCGGCGGCGGGCTCATTATCCCGAGCGGGAATGTCCGGATCCAGGCCGGGGATACCTTCACGGTCTTTACCAAGAAAGAGGCCGAGGACGACTGCCTGCGGCTCTTAAACAAACAGTTAAAAAAATCAACGGAGTGAGGCCGCAAGGGCCCCGAGCTCCACGAGCAGCTTCGGGTTGGCCTTCAGCAACTCTTTTATCAGCGAGAGTGTGGAGAACTCTTTTAAGTCCATCTTCGATACGGAGTGGATGATCGTGTTCATCTTCTCGTCGGACTGCTTGATCATGTACTCCTTGATGTGGTAGTTGCGCTCGATGGTCTTGCCCATCGGTGACGCACGCCATGCCTTGTCGTAGGCCATGAGCGCCTTTTTCGAGGTGTCGCCCTTTGCAATGCAGGCTGCTGCGGTCTCGGCGGCGAGCTTGCCGGTAAACATTGAATTGTAAATACCGCCGCCCGTAAGCGGATCCACGACACGGGCCGCATCGCCGGCAAGCATCAGGCCGTCGGCAACCGTGCATTCCAGCGGCCGGCAGACCGAGACGCCGCCGACAATGCTTTCGATGGTCTTGCCATGCGGGAACTTCTGCTTGACGAACTTGTCAAGATAGTCCTTTGCCCGGTGGCCCTTGCCGCTCTTCCGGCCGGAGATCCCGATACCCACATTTGCCGCCCGCCTGCCCTTGGGGAAGATCCAGAGGTAGCCTTCGGGGGCGACCTCGTTTCCGATATAGAAGATCGTTGCATGGGGGTTGATGTCGATATCGGTCATCACGTACTGGACCGAGCTCATGATCTCCCGGACCGGGACGGTCGTATCGATACCCGCCCACTTGGCAAACTTGGACTCGATGCCATCGGCTGCTATTACGACCTCGGCATTGACCTTCTGGACATTGCCGCAGGATTCGAGCTGGGCGCCTTTGACCCGCCCGTTCGACATCAGCGGGGCCGAGGCCCGGGTCTTGACAAAGACATCCGCACCGGCCTCTGCCGCCCGCCAGACCAGTTCCCGGTCAAAGACCTTGCGGTCGAGGATGTACCCTACTTTTCCCCCGGCCATGGAGGATTCGAGCGTC
Protein-coding sequences here:
- the rnhB gene encoding ribonuclease HII, which produces MICGVDEAGKGSVLGPMVVAGVAVRSAAVFDDLGVKDSKTLSPAERERLFPLIKKRCRTAVVILPSEEIDRIRREMTMNAIVARAHAQVIEKAHPKTAYVDACDVNPLRYAETVKSHLATPCEIVSEHHADDTYPIVSAASIIAKVTRDREIEKLKEKYGDIGSGYPSDPVTIAYLSAYIDEHRVPPPIARKSWKTVSALLGKKSQSSLAAFF
- a CDS encoding potassium channel family protein, whose product is MYIIIVGLGGIGRSLVRQAVEHGNNVVVIDHEEARCSEILEHYDILAITGNATDKSTLEEAGIDRTDAFVATTSDDAVNLMTCWLAKRFHVPTVVAIVNQSAHSEFFKEVGVRISENPDDLVASRLYYWTENPQLQQLASIPGGSIFEIVAEEGAPIVGHEIHELKVKDFVFIAIRRTGGGLIIPSGNVRIQAGDTFTVFTKKEAEDDCLRLLNKQLKKSTE
- a CDS encoding NAD(P)/FAD-dependent oxidoreductase → MKSKYDILIVGGGPAGAIAAKTAAEKGLSVCLVEKRPAIGAPVRCAEGIGKEALAEFIDADPRWISAEMTGAVVVAPDGFEMTLESSMAGGKVGYILDRKVFDRELVWRAAEAGADVFVKTRASAPLMSNGRVKGAQLESCGNVQKVNAEVVIAADGIESKFAKWAGIDTTVPVREIMSSVQYVMTDIDINPHATIFYIGNEVAPEGYLWIFPKGRRAANVGIGISGRKSGKGHRAKDYLDKFVKQKFPHGKTIESIVGGVSVCRPLECTVADGLMLAGDAARVVDPLTGGGIYNSMFTGKLAAETAAACIAKGDTSKKALMAYDKAWRASPMGKTIERNYHIKEYMIKQSDEKMNTIIHSVSKMDLKEFSTLSLIKELLKANPKLLVELGALAASLR